The Pigmentiphaga aceris DNA segment GGCCACATCGGCACCACCTCGCCCTCGCGCTCGGGCACCATGCACCTGACGGTCGAAACCATTCTGCAAGGCGAAGGCTGGGATGCCGGCTGGAACACCTTGCTGCGCATGTCGGCCAACGCGGCATCTGTCACTGAGCGCTCGTTCGGCGTGCCTGACGGCGTCAACAACGGCCAGTTCGGGGCCGGGCCGGTGATCGACTTCTTCGGACTGGCAGGTCGTTATTCCGGCTTCCCGGTGGACTTCGTCTACCCCACCGTAACCTCGATTGTCCCGGCCAATATTGCCGTGATCGATGGCAGCAAGAACCCCAGCGAAGGAAAGAAATTCGTCGCCTTCACGCTCAGCGACGAAGGCCAGCAACTGCTGCTCGACCCGAAGATCTCGCGTCTGCCGGTGCTGCCTTACGCCAAGCTCGCGGGCAAGGTGCCACAGGGCTACCCCGACCCGGAAGCGATCGCCAAACGCAGCAAGGTTCAGTTCGACCCGAATCTGTCGGAAGCACGTTATTACGTGGTGCAGTCGATGTTCGACCAGACCATCACCTTCCGCCTGAAGGAACTGCAAGGCGCAGCACGCGCCATCTTCGAGGCCGAAAAGAAGCTGGCCGGCAAGGCATCGCCGCAAGCCGCCGAGCTGTTGAAAGAAGCCCGTGGCCTGGCATTCACGCCCTTGGTTGGCAGTGATCTGGCCAAAGACCCGCGCTTCCTGGAACTGTTTGCCAAATCCAAGAAGGACGCTGCGGTGAACAAGGAAATCACCGGACTGGAAGGCAGCTGGAACACCAAGGCCAAGGCCAACTACGAGCGTGCGGTCACCCTCGCGCAGCAGGCGGCAGCCTTGGCACGCTGAACCTCAGCGACCGTTAGGCAGTTGCACGTTCGGGCGTTGAGTCCGAGCGGGGCAACTGCCGCGGCGATGGCCTCTGATTTACCGGTCTACCCGCGCGGCATCTGACAGAGATACCCGACGGTCCCCAACTGATGCCTGGTTCCTGACTTTTTGTCC contains these protein-coding regions:
- a CDS encoding ABC transporter substrate-binding protein; its protein translation is MLPTLRHAALAAARRHTVLAAALASLCAPAFAGTVTVITSFPKELTQAYKTAFEKKHPDIKLEILNKNTVAGIAYVRETAIGQRPEVFWASAPDAFEVLGRDKLLAAAPEVDNPAIPAKIGNYPINDPKGFYKGQALAGYGIMYNTRYLKANKLTAPKEWKDLLGHEWFGHIGTTSPSRSGTMHLTVETILQGEGWDAGWNTLLRMSANAASVTERSFGVPDGVNNGQFGAGPVIDFFGLAGRYSGFPVDFVYPTVTSIVPANIAVIDGSKNPSEGKKFVAFTLSDEGQQLLLDPKISRLPVLPYAKLAGKVPQGYPDPEAIAKRSKVQFDPNLSEARYYVVQSMFDQTITFRLKELQGAARAIFEAEKKLAGKASPQAAELLKEARGLAFTPLVGSDLAKDPRFLELFAKSKKDAAVNKEITGLEGSWNTKAKANYERAVTLAQQAAALAR